The following proteins are encoded in a genomic region of Gossypium hirsutum isolate 1008001.06 chromosome D05, Gossypium_hirsutum_v2.1, whole genome shotgun sequence:
- the LOC121217195 gene encoding pentatricopeptide repeat-containing protein At4g21190: MATNATTINQNLFLFFLLVLHYVRKLCCRYALPLVTKRLESVKINHRPRNTVVCAAKGPRPRYPRVWKSRNRIGTVSKSAKLVSCVKQLSNVKEEVYGALDSFIAWELEFPLITVKKALKILQNEQEWKRIIQVIKWMLSKSQGRSLKLFSSAVVNFISQEIMRALCFYFLVIRLYATGALNTILSKDHQYEICRYLYNHQASNVHCVNLLSIFDPDRCLEHMNGQGISHCLQKYGYVLTFFLFIQVSNYFLMVMFFNSSFQAM, from the exons ATGGCAACTAATGCTAccacaattaatcaaaatttatttctttttttccttttggttttGCATTATGTCAGGAAGCTTTGTTGTAGATATGCTCTGCCACTCGTTACTAAAAGATTGGAATCAGTTAAAATTAACCATAGACCTAGGAATACCGTG GTATGCGCTGCTAAAGGTCCAAGACCTCGGTATCCTCGGGTATGGAAATCAAGGAATAGAATTGGGACTGTCTCAAAATCAGCAAAGCTTGTTAGTTGT GTTAAGCAACTGTCAAATGTCAAGGAGGAAGTTTATGGGGCTCTCGACTCCTTTATTGCGTGGGAACTAGAGTTCCCTCTAATTACAGTTAAGAAAGCATTGAAGATCCTACAGAACGAACAAGAATGGAAGAGAATAATTCAG GTGATAAAGTGGATGTTAAGCAAAAGTCAAGGAAGAAGCTTAAAACTTTTCTCTTCTGCTGTGGTAAACTTCATTAGCCAGGAGATTATGAGGGCCCTATGTTTCTACTTCCTG GTTATTAGATTATATGCTACTGGAGCCTTGAATACTATCCTATCAAAGGATCATCAATATGAGATATGCAGATATCTGTACAATCATCAGGCAAGCAATGTGCACTGTGTCAACCTTTTGTCGATATTTGATCCTGATAGGTGCTTGGAGCATATGAATGGTCAGGGAATAAGCCACTGCCTCCAAAAGTATGGCTATGTCCTTACTTTCTTCCTATTCATCCAGGTTTCGAATTACTTTTTGATGGTTATGTTTTTTAATTCTTCATTCCAAGCCATGTAG
- the LOC107903879 gene encoding uncharacterized protein, translating to MESPPPPSAAAPPLSTTTATAAAAAAPPATYPDSIDSSPRSRNTDSWDDPALPTTLHPKLRLMCSYGGTIVPRPHDKSLCYVGGDTRMVVVDRHTSLASLHHRLSLSLLRGCPFTLKYQLPSEDLDSLISVTTDEDLENMIDEYDRTCSQTTSSSKSSRIRLFLFPLNPDGTLTSSHSIGPIINNSTKSDEWFLNALNGSGLLNRGFSDPTTNVNLLGLDDDRQGNVVEVGLKDEGSGSQKNMNSKGQDVHSVPDSPMLETTSSFGSTSSSPSLANLPPIRVHVEDQKEHKVGIEEQFAQFTVTATSAAATGGAGGAVKQQDEVFAAMSMPPTMPAGIAASGGGVGLNSGVVPGEYSNRGLSDDERSDHGVPVGYRKTQTPVIQPQGLPLQNQQKYNSGQDLASPDSISSDGSFTNPLSRQKPVIYQDPVVQIPSGVNRIPANAIDPKLNISDPNSIGRVQIQQQVQDSGYVLQQPQFDQQQQPQQQQQQQQQQFLHAAGAPHYIHHHQSGAVPISAYYPVYPSQQQLHHHQTQIDQQYPLYYVSARQPQAYNMPVQQPSINEAPTGIPSSRPQTPSNPTMAPTHVAYNPMRNAPLAKPEMTAAAGVYRTTNTGNPQLVQVQNSQHQQQYAGYSQIHHASQSVAPTSGTAATYAYEFTDPTHAQMYYTQPMAPNMPPQYQTMTAVVLPDAPTQLPTDNIKPQIRTSQPI from the exons ATGGAATCCCCGCCTCCGCCATCCGCGGCAGCTCCTCCACTTTCCACCACCACTGCCACTGCTGCAGCCGCCGCCGCTCCCCCCGCCACCTATCCCGACTCCATAGACTCTTCCCCACGCTCCCGCAACACGGACTCATGGGACGACCCTGCTCTTCCCACTACTCTCCACCCAAAGCTCCGCCTCATGTGCAGCTATGGCGGCACCATCGTCCCTCGCCCCCATGACAAATCCTTATGTTACGTCGGCGGTGACACTCGTATGGTTGTTGTTGATCGCCACACTTCCCTCGCTTCCCTCCACCACCGCCTCTCCCTTTCTCTTCTCCGCGGCTGCCCTTTTACTCTCAAGTATCAACTTCCCTCCGAAGACCTCGATTCTCTCATCTCCGTTACAACTGATGAAGACCTCGAGAACATGATCGATGAATACGACCGAACTTGTTCCCAAACGACGTCGTCCAGCAAGTCCTCTCGTATTCGCCTCTTTCTTTTCCCTCTCAATCCCGACGGAACCCTAACGTCTTCTCATTCAATTGGGCCCATTATTAACAATTCCACCAAGTCCGATGAGTGGTTCCTTAACGCGTTGAATGGGTCCGGGTTGTTGAACCGAGGGTTTTCGGATCCCACGACCAACGTCAATTTGTTGGGTTTGGATGATGATCGTCAGGGCAACGTTGTTGAAGTTGGTTTGAAAGATGAAGGGAGTGGGAGCCAAAAGAATATGAATTCCAAAGGTCAAGATGTTCACTCCGTTCCTGATTCTCCTATGCTTGAAACCACTTCTTCTTTTGGTTCTACTTCTTCTTCTCCTTCGCTTGCTAACTTGCCTCCGATCCGGGTCCACGTTGAGGATCAGAAAGAGCATAAAGTGGGAATCGAGGAACAGTTTGCTCAATTTACTGTGACTGCTACTTCTGCTGCTGCTACTGGTGGTGCTGGTGGTGCAGTGAAGCAACAGGATGAAGTATTTGCGGCTATGTCGATGCCGCCAACGATGCCTGCCGGCATCGCTGCTTCTGGTGGTGGGGTGGGCTTGAATTCAGGAGTGGTTCCTGGGGAGTATTCGAATCGGGGTCTTTCCGATGATGAGAGATCGGATCATGGGGTTCCTGTGGGATATAGGAAAACACAAACTCCAGTGATTCAGCCTCAGGGTTTACCTCTTCAGAATCAACAGAAGTATAACAGTGGTCAAGATTTGGCTTCTCCAGATTCCATCTCAAG TGACGGTAGTTTTACAAATCCATTATCACGCCAAAAGCCTGTGATTTATCAAGACCCAGTTGTTCAAATCCCATCTGGGGTTAACAGGATCCCTGCAAACGCTATTGATCCAAAGCTTAATATCTCTGATCCGAACTCAATCGGCCGAGTTCAGATACAACAACAAGTTCAGGATTCTGGTTATGTATTGCAGCAACCACAATTTGATCAACAGCAGCAACcacaacagcagcagcagcagcagcagcagcagttcTTGCATGCTGCTGGTGCCCCGCATTACATTCATCATCACCAGTCTGGGGCAGTGCCGATCTCAGCTTATTATCCTGTATATCCTTCCCAACAGCAACTTCACCATCATCAAACACAGATTGATCAGCAATATCCCCTGTATTATGTGTCCGCGAGGCAGCCTCAAGCTTACAACATGCCTGTCCAGCAACCTAGCATTAATGAAGCCCCCACAGGGATCCCATCGAGCCGGCCGCAGACTCCTTCCAATCCTACCATGGCTCCTACTCATGTAGCATACAACCCTATGAGAAATGCTCCTCTTGCTAAACCTGAAATGACTGCTGCTGCTGGTGTATACAGAACGACAAATACTGGTAACCCACAACTGGTTCAAGTGCAAAACAGCCAGCATCAGCAACAATATGCGGGTTATTCTCAGATTCATCATGCATCACAATCTGTTGCACCTACCTCCGGCACAGCTGCCACATATGCATATGAATTCACTGATCCAACTCATGCTCAAATGTATTACACTCAGCCTATGGCACCCAACATGCCTCCTCAGTACCAAACCATGACTGCAGTAGTCTTGCCAGATGCACCCACGCAACTTCCGACTGATAACATCAAGCCACAGATCAGAACTTCACAGCCAATATAG